aggtcttttttttttttttttagtctttttagagctgcacctgtggcatatggaggttcccaagctaggggtcaaatcagagctgtagccaccggcctacaccacagccacagcaatgctggatctaagccgcgtctatgacctacaccacagctcatggcaacgctggatccttgacccactgagcaaggccagggaccgaactcacaacctcatggttcctagtcggattcgtttccgctgagccacgacgggaactccacgttttaTTTCTTgtgtctaactgctgtggctaggacttcaatacaatgttgaataaaagtcgtgtgagtgggcatccttgtcttattccagattttagtgtgaAGGCTTACagattttctcctttgagtattatatcgggtgtgggtttgttataaatagcttttattttgatgagatacattccttctatacccaatttggtaaaagttttttttttttttttttttaatcgtgaatgggtgttggatttttgtcaaatgctttttctgtgtctattgagatggatgatcatgtggcttttggcttctaatgtggtatatgacgttgattttgcattatgttgaaccatccatgtgaacttgggatgaatcccattagTCATGGtgaatgatatttttttaatgtgttgttggatttggttggctaaaattttgatgagaatttttgcatctatatcaaagatactggcctataatatTGGCTTgcagtatctttggttttggtattggggtgatAGTGGCCTCCTAGATTGTCTTTGGGAaagttccttcttcaatcttttggaggAGTTTTGAAAACGGTgggtgtaagttcttctttgtatgtttgatagaatttggctgggaagccatctgttcctggacttttgttgtaggaagtttttttttatattacatattcaatttcatttctggtgatcagCCTGTTCAAATTATTTCTTGATTCAGTATAGCCGggctgtctctagaaagttgcccatttcttctaggttgtcaaacttgttggaGTTTAATTAATTGTTCGTAGTGTTTttagtgttcttttttatttcctcagtatctgttgaaatttctccttttaaaaatttttaattaaagtatagctgatggagttcccattgtggcgcagtggttaatgaatccaactaggaaccatgaggttgcgggtttgatccctggccttgctcagtgggttaaggatccggtgttgctatgagctgtggtgtaggttgaagacttggcttggatcctgcattgctgtggctctggcgtaggccagcagcaacagctctgatttgacccctagcctgggaacctccatatgccacaggaacagccctagaaatgacaaaaagacaaaaaatatatatatagttgatttacaatgttccctcaatttctgctatatagcagagtgactcggtcacacaaatatatacattttttttttttttttttttttagtactagCTTCCACggtgagatttctccttttttcattcttttatttgggttctctcctcttcttggtgagtctggcaattttgcttaatttttttttttggtcccttttctccatttataGCCAAATCAGATTTGTGATACTCAAAACTTTTACTGCTATCAAATGGAGGAACGGAAacggtggtggtggggggggaccCTCTCCTTGTCTGAAAGTAGGACATTcctaggaagaagagaaagatttTGGGAACCTGGTtcctaaaatcaacaaaagcCCCATCCCAGAATTAGCCTGGTTCCTTGATGCCAAGGTAGAAAAGCATCCTTTTAATGATTAGAGACGACCAATTGCTATTGATGGTTGTATGGTGGCTTTTGAATGGCTCTAGAGCTGTTGTGTGAAGAAGTGGGGAAGAATGATGAAATCCTCTAGGTGCAAGCATTTGTGCTCTTCTATCAGGGTTGGAAAAAATCAGACAGTTGTCACCTCAGGATAAAAGAAACCCAAGGGGAAAATCTGTccaataggaagaaaagagagggaatgaGGGTGAGcaacctctggccaggctggcTGTCCCAGCTGCTCCAGCTGCTCTGCCCATCTAGCCATCCCTTGCAccatctccccttcccttccagcCCCAGTTCCCAATACTGGGGCTCAGGATGTGGTCAGACTGGCTCCCCCTCCTTACAGGGGCCAACTCAAAAATCCTGTGTTCGTTTCTGGGACTCAGGACCTGGTCTGGTGTCACCATCTAAGATCATCCTACAGGTCCCAGGACCAGCAGCCACTCCCTGGGGCAGGGCCATTTCCCTTATGCTTTTGTCCCATCATCCCATAGGGGGCTTCAGTGCAAATGGCCAGCCGCCTGGGTTTCTATGGATGCAGAGTCCTTTCTCTGCATCAGACTTGTGTGATTGGCAACCCTCCTTCCAGAGAGGATCCTCCAGAAGAAAAGCGAATGGTCGTTGATAAGGACGGGAAGAGGCTTTCTAGCCCCACTTAGCAGACCCACCATGGTACACCTGAGGCTCCCTTGGCAGTACCCGCAGCTGAGCCAAGTTGGGATCGCAGTGAGGAAGGAAGCCCCTTATTGGAGCACTACCCTGAGGGCgtcttctttgttgttgttgttgctgttgttgttgtctttttgccatttcttgggccactgctgcagcacatggaggttcccaggctaggggtcgaatcggagctgtagccaccggcctacaccagagccacagcaacgcgggatccaagctgcatctgcgacctacaccacagctcacggcaacgccggatccttaacccactgagcaaggccagggatcgaacccacaacctcacggttcctagtcagattcgttaaccgctgagccatgacgggaactccccctgaggGCTTCTTGGCAGGGCTTTGAGAAGGGGAAGCAAAGCAAGAGTTGAACAAAATTCAAGAAATTCAAAAACCAAATGAAGATTTATCAGGCCTACAAGATCTTATGCTGATGCAGATCTCAAGGCCCCTGGAAATGCTAGAGTGGTAAACTTGACCTTCATTGGGCACAGGGCCCCCAGACATAAGAGAATAACAAGTTAGATGAGGCATCGGGAAGGAACGCTTCTCAATCGGTAGATGCTGCTTTGCAAGGGGTCAGTAACAGGGAACAATGACAGAAGATGCCAAACGGAATGCCATCTTTCTGGCAGTGACATTGGATTCTCAGAATGGGAGTGACCCAAAGAGAGGTAAGCCACCAATGGGGAAGGAACAGTGTGTTACCGTCAGGAGGAAGGGCATTGAGAAGCATATTGCCCTTGGCTAAATAGGAAGGAAAACAGTAAAAGACGGGCGCCTCTCAGATGGTAGGAAGAGGAACAGTGATGGTAAAATGAAGAGACCTGCAGGCTCCCGCGGACTTGAGGCGCCCAATTCCAGTTTCCCCAAATGAACCCCAGGTAACACTTGACAGTGGGGAGTGAGCCGATGGACTTTCTGATGCAGGTGCAACATACTGTGTTCAACCCCGAGGTGGCAGAGAAAACATCTCAGTCCGTTCCGGTCCCGAGGGTCTTTGCAGGAGAACAAAATCCTTCATTCTTAGAGCCTCTAGGATGCCAGCTAGGGGACCTCACCCTGAAAGAGTTTCTTGGATATGCCAGTGTCCAGCTGTTCTTTGGGGGGGAGATCTTCGTAGAAAAAGGACAGGGCCAAAAAGTGGGCTTTGAGATCTGCCCAGCTTCGGACTCCTCACAGGGCACCCTGCCCCTCTGAGGACAGGAAGGTAGACCTGACTCAAAAGCCTCGAGCTGCGGGAAGTGTCAGATGACCTGCTAGTGTCTGTGGGCACTTGTTCGGGAGGAGTGGAAGCGTATCCCACCTGGGTAGAAAAAGCCTCCAGAATGGTTAAAGCCTTCCTTAAGGAAAGTATCAACTCATTTGGTTTTAAAGCATTGCGCATTcatggggtgtttttgtttttgccacgcccatggcatgtggaatatcctgggccaggggtcaaacccgggccgcagcagtgacccgagccacagcagtgaaaacacaggttcttaacccgccgagccacagaGGACCGCCACAAATTAACTGGAAGATGCATGGATCCTGGAGACCACAGTACAAAGGAGCATTGCTAAAATGTCAAGAGACTGACTGAACTTGGGATCAGGTCTTGCCAGGTGCCCTGCTATGGATCAGAGGCTCCCAGAAGCAGGCTTAAATCAAGCCCCTTTGAAATACTGGATGGTGGGCCATTCCAAGGGTCTGCCTGGGAgggagaacttttaaaaagaccTAGTGGCTGCCAAGTGTGTTAAAACTTGGGGCACCATACCAATCTCTGCTCTTAAGTTTGCCTCCAACAGGTCTGCCTGTCTAACTGAAGGAGCCTGACATTCTTTTCAACCATAGACCAGGTCCTCCTTAAACCTACAGAGAACCAGGGCCTGAACTTGCGCCGACTGCCACGTGCACAGGGCCACATGTGGTGTTACTTGGCACGCACTCATCTGTCAAGTTAGCTGGGGTGAAGCCATGGGCCGATCACATTCAAATGAAGGCAGCATCACTGTCATCCAAAAACGACCCAGTTCCCGCGATGCCTAAAGAACAATGGGTTTGTGATgacttattttttggccatgcttgtggcatgtggcttcccaggccagggaatgaacccttgccacagaagtaaccagagccacagcagtgacagcaccagatctttaacctgctgagccaccagggaacttcaggtTGCTCTTTGTaatcaatacttaaaaaaaaaaaaaaaaaaaaagattgtagctGGAGAAGGGCCAACCTATTTAATATTGTCCAACCAGCACAGGAATTCGGTGTAATTATGGGACAGTCAAAAGGTTAATTAAAAGGTAagtattgggggagttcccattgtggctcagtggttaacgaatctgactaagaaccatgaggttgtgggttcaatccctggccttgctcagtgggttaaggatctggcattgccatgagctgtggtgtaggatgcagatgcagctcggatctggcattgctgtggctctggtgtaggctggcggctacagctccgatttgacccctagcctgggaacctccatatgccacgggtgcggccctagaaaagacgaaaagacaaaaaaaaaaaaaaggtaagcatTGGGAACGGGAATTGAAAACCCAAGTTCAATTACAAATTAATGACAAAATGCTAAGAAGTTTCATCAGGTTCAAATAGTTGTTGATAAAAAGGAAaggcgttcccgtggtggtgcagcaggttaaggatccgacattgtctctgcaacaacttgagttgctgcagaggcgtgggctcaatccctggcccagtgcagtgggttaaggatctggcatcaccatagctgtggcataggttcgatccctggcccagcaacttccatatgccatgggtgcagccagaaaaaaaaaaaaaaaaaaaaaaagcagagggagtTTGCCTTGtaggtcagtggttaatgaaaccgactaggatccatggggatgcaggttctatccctggtcttgttcagtgggttaaggagttaaggatccagcattgccatgagctgtggtgtaggtggcagacacggctcagatcccaggttgctgtggctgtggtataggccggcagctgtagctctgattagacctctagcctgggaacttccatatgccttgggtgtggccccccaaaaataaaatgcGAAGTGTACAACTGAGGAATATTCCTCATCCAAGGCCGATTGATTCTATTCCATAATCATCTCTTCATCACCTCCATTGGGCAGGGTCTTCACCCCCTTTTCCACAGGGTTGTGGAATGGATCATTGTcattgtaatagggaagaactGTGGTATTCCGTAACAAGTTAACCTCTAAGGGAATGTTACCTGTAAGCTTAAATTACacataatggcccatctctgggaatCCTGCCTCCCAGGTAATGAGCATTAAGCTAAAATATCTTTGTTTAGCTCCCAGGAAACCTCCAGCCCAGGCCTACCTGTGAACAGCTGCAggaggaagaaattaacacatcctcTCCGGAGTCTGGCTGGAACCAGGACCTTAATCTCCggcccttttagtataaaagcagcctgaggagttcccgttatggcgcagtagaaatgaatccgactaggaatcatgaggttgcgggttcgatccctggccccactcagtgggttgaggatccagcgttgctgtgagctgtggtataggtcggagacacagctgtagctccgattggacccctagcctgggaacttccgtttgccacaggtgtgggtcCCCCCGCCAAAAAGGGGGGGgcagcctgaattctaactcagggaAGATGGATCTTTGGGACACTAGTTCAACCATCTCCTCGGTCTTCTGGCTTTATGAATAAAGTCATTATTCCTTGCCTCAGTTTATGGGTCTGTCTcgtgttgagctgtatgagcttgGATTCAGTGACATGACCTTGAGCCTGACCTAGAgtcctttttcattcatttagaaaCAATGCTAACTGCTTTGCAGGACTGGGATGAGGAAGCCACGTGTAAGGTACAGAAAGTGCTTCTTAGCCCATGAGAAAACATACAtagctgccttttttttggtttatttttgtctttttagggccgcacctgaggcacatggaggttcccaggctaggggtcaaatcggagctgttgctgccagcttacaccagagccacagccacaacaatgccagatccgagctgcgtctgcgacctacacaacagctcagggcaacaccagatccttaagccgctgagtgcggccagggattaaacctgaaacctcatggatcctagtcggttttgttaaccacggacccacaaaggaaactccaaaagcTTTTGGgcttaattagatcccatttggttattgcttttatttccattactctaagaggtgaatccaaaagatattgctgcaatttatgtcaaagagtgttctgtttTCCTCTATGGGTTGCTTCTTAAACTCCTGGCACCCTATCTCTGCCATATTCCTAAAGTGTGATTCTTTGGAGAAGGAAACTaggaaattgaattttaaataagcTCCCCCAGTGATTTATTAGGGTGGTCCAAGGAGGCTTAGGAAAGATTGAAAAGATCAATTAAGGTTTGTTTTGGGGCCCAGAAGACAGTACTTACATATGTGGCCACAAAGTGGCAGCAGAGAGCTGGAGAAACTGGTGTCTCTGGCAGGTGCCCACCCAAAGGGGCTGCGGGTGGGCAGAAACAGTGATGGGTTGTGGGAAGAggtggatcctgtattgccatgtGGTCTCCTTGCCAGGTAGGGTCTGTTACTGTAGACTAATCCCCTGTGACCGCCTATCTCATTACCAGGTCTTCACGCACACAGCTTTTGCCAAACTCTTGCCGGCAGAAACTGCACTAGTGTGACCTTGGCCAGACTGTGGGTGGTGGTGATGTGCGTTCCACTTGGGTGAGTATTGAGGTAAGGGATGTCACCTGCACAGGGCAGCTTACTCAAAGGACACCGGTGCATTGTCGAAAGCAGGGtcccccatcccccactgccAGTCTTGTGGTTCCAGGTGTTCTTAAAAGACCTGTCCACCTGCATTGGGCCTGCTCCAGTCGTGAGAGGGTTGGGTCTGTGGCTGGGGAGCTGGCGGAAGACCAGGCAAGAGCTGCTgggatgagggtgggggcagggaactCAGGATGGGGCAGCTGCCTCTGGAAGCAGCCAAGACATCCCTGGCTGCCGCAGGGGTGGTAGGAGGATTAGGTGACAGTCCCCTAACTGAGCCCGGAACTAACACCCTCCTCCCCCTCACTCGAGCACCCTGGCTTGTCCCCCGCCAAGCCTGCCAAAGCTCAGAATAACCCTGGGGGACCAGACAGCAGGATGGCAGGGGCTCTGCTCAGCGCCCTGCTCCTCTTGCAGCTCCTCGGTATGGACCAGGGTCAGGGAAGTGGTCGGACACACACAGGATACTGACATAACAGGACAGGACAAAGACAGAGCGAGGTGGAGACAGAGACGTGATATTTGGTCCCCAGGCCAAATATCACTGGTTCAGGAGACAGACGGAAAAATAGcctcagacagacacacagagaagcagGGCCCTGCAGACTCAGAGGCTGGGGAGCGGCTCCTTAGTCTCTTGTCTCCAATGACCCCCACCCCTTGACCTCAGCCCCAGGCAGAGGTTCCGGGAAGAATGAGGAGCTGCGTCTCTACCACCATCTCTTCGACAACTATGACCCAGGACGCCGGCCTGTGCGGGAGCCCAAGGACACTGTCACCGTCTCCCTCAAAGTCACCCTGACCAACCTCATCTCACTGGTAAGGGACCCCCACGTCCACCCCCAAATGCCACCTCTGAGCCTCAAATGCCACTCCGGCCCCAGTGGCTGAGCTCGCGTCAATCATCCCCATTTCCCATCCGCAGAACGAGAAGGAGGAGACCCTGACCACCAGCGTCTGGATTGGAATCGTGAGTCGAGTGGGGGGAACCGTGTGAGGGCTCGTCCAGGGGACCCCTTTCTCTCCCCAACTTGTCACTGGCAACAGGGCACATGTCCTTCCGTCCCCTACCCCCTAGGACTGGTCTGATTACCGGCTCAACTACAGCAAGGCCGACTTTGGGGGCATAGGAACGCTGCGGGTCCCTTCAGAACACGTGTGGCTGCCAGAGATTGTGCTGGAAAACAAGTGAGGACCGGGCCAGACTGGAGGGAAGCCGAGGTCTGGGGCGTGGGGCTGGACCCGGTTGGGACAGGTGTGCTGCTCTAAGAGAGAGGGGGCCGCGGACCTGCCGCAAACCCTGGGTTTCCGGGAACCCACAGCATCGACGGCCAGTTCGGCGTGGCCTATGAAGCCAACGTGCTGGTCTCCGAGGGCGGCTACGTGAGCTGGTTGCCCCCGGCCATCTACCGCAGCACCTGCGCCGTGGAGGTCACCTACTTCCCCTTCGACTGGCAGAACTGCTCGCTGGTGTTCCGGTGGGAAGAGGGGCTGCCGTGGGATTacgtgggcaggggtgggggacagcTGATGGGGTGGGGCTTCGTGCTGGAGGCGGAGCCAGACATTCCAGCGGGTTAGAAGTAAGGGTGGGAAAACGGGCGTGGAGCGGGGCCAGACGCCAGCTTCCAGGGAGGGGCCGGAGGCTGGGGCCCGAGTCCgagcctctggggtgggggtcCTGGCCCTGGCTCCGCAGCTCCCAGACGTACAGTGCCGAAGAGGTGGAGTTCGTCTTTGCTGTGGACGACCTGGGCGAGACCATCAGCAAGCTTGAAATCGACACCGAGGCCTATACTGGTGAGGAGCTCTCCTGCTCCGAAAAGCCCGCTTCGGGATGGGGCAGAAGTGGGGTTGCCCCAGGCCCTTGGTGCCGGGGTTGACTTGGGCAATCACGCTTGAAGGTGACCCTCTCCTGAAATCATTCTCGATTGATTGTCGCTTGTGGTGGTTCCGTGCCTTGCCCGAAAATACCCTTTTGTGCCCGAATTGCTTCAGGCCGATAGCCCACGGCCCAAGTTGTCCAGGCCACCTGCCCCACCCACCGGGGTCCAGAAGGTTCGCATCCCCTCCTCGCTCGGAGTTACAGGCACCGGAGGTCAGGTGTTGGGCCGCAGAGCAGGGGGCACCACCCTTGAGAGCCGGCTGACCATGCCTCCTGTCCTGCAGAGAACGGCGAGTGGGCCATCGACTTCTGCCCTGGGGTGATCCGCCGCCACGATGGTGGCTCCCCTGATGACCCGGGGGACAGCGACGTCACCTACACGCTCATCATTCGCCGGAAGCCCCTCTTCTACGTCATTAACATCATCGTGCCCTGCGTGCTCATCTCGGGCCTGGTGCTGCTCGCCTACTTC
The Phacochoerus africanus isolate WHEZ1 chromosome 14, ROS_Pafr_v1, whole genome shotgun sequence DNA segment above includes these coding regions:
- the CHRNE gene encoding acetylcholine receptor subunit epsilon, giving the protein MAGALLSALLLLQLLAPGRGSGKNEELRLYHHLFDNYDPGRRPVREPKDTVTVSLKVTLTNLISLNEKEETLTTSVWIGIDWSDYRLNYSKADFGGIGTLRVPSEHVWLPEIVLENNIDGQFGVAYEANVLVSEGGYVSWLPPAIYRSTCAVEVTYFPFDWQNCSLVFRSQTYSAEEVEFVFAVDDLGETISKLEIDTEAYTENGEWAIDFCPGVIRRHDGGSPDDPGDSDVTYTLIIRRKPLFYVINIIVPCVLISGLVLLAYFLPAQAGGQKCTVSINVLLAQTVFLFLIAQKIPETSLSVPLLGRYLIFVMVVATLIVMNCVIVLNVSLRTPTTHTVSPRLRHVLLELLPPLLGFGEPPSPEAPRAASPPRRASSLGLLLRAEELILKKPRSELVFEGQRHRHGTWTAALCQSLGAAAPEIRCCVDAVNFVAESTRDQEATGEEVSDWVRMGKALDNICFWAALVLFLVGSSLIFLGAYFNQVPKLPYPPCM